The following proteins come from a genomic window of Ursus arctos isolate Adak ecotype North America unplaced genomic scaffold, UrsArc2.0 scaffold_12, whole genome shotgun sequence:
- the LOC113246105 gene encoding late cornified envelope protein 3D-like, with translation MSCQQSQQQCQPPPKCPSSPKCPPKSPAQCSPPAPAGCAPGSGGGCSPSSGGGCFLSHHRHHGSHRCRLRSSDTCDSGSGQQSGGSGCGHGSRGCC, from the coding sequence ATGTCCTGccagcagagccagcagcagtGCCAGCCCCCTCCCAAGTGCCCCTCATCGCCCAAGTGCCCCCCAAAGAGTCCAGCACAGtgctcccccccagcccctgctggctGTGCTCCTGGCTCCGGGGGTGGCTGTAGCCCCAGCTCTGGGGGCGGCTGCTTCCTGAGCCACCACAGGCACCACGGATCCCACAGATGCCGGCTCCGCAGCTCTGACACCTGTGACAGTGGCAGTGGGCAGCAGTCTGGGGGCTCTGGGTGTGGTCATGGCTCCAGGGGCTGTTGCTGA